A single genomic interval of Oryzias latipes chromosome 3, ASM223467v1 harbors:
- the LOC101168423 gene encoding proline-rich proteoglycan 2 isoform X1, whose protein sequence is MEPSKPLRYGSPDRKDASAGSSVINGHRDGPGKRASGAPQPAEPGAHRAASAVMDSWKEERTRSVEDNEMSLPSLAAAYSTILRGLGEDPQRQGLLKTPWRAATAMQFFTKGYQEKITATHHQGGDPATPQAGTQRPITKVGTQRPITKAGTQRPITKAGTQRPLKRGPSDPSPRWGPSDPSPRRGPSDPSPRRGPSDPSSGDPATPQAGTQRPITKAGTQRPLKQGPSDPSPRRGPSDPSSRDPATHHQGGDPATHHQGGDVSI, encoded by the exons ATGGAGCCCTCCAAACCGCTCAGGTACGGCTCCCCGGACCGGAAGGACGCCTCCGCCGGCAGCTCCGTCATCAACGGGCACCGTGACGGACCGGGGAAGCGGGCGAGCGGCGCCCCGCAGCCGGCGGAGCCCGGCGCGCACCGGGCCGCCTCCGCGGTGATGGACAGCTGGAAGGAGGAGCGCACCCGCAGCGTGGAGGACAACGAGATGAGCCTGCCGTCCCTGGCCGCAGCCTACAGCACCATCCTGCGGGGGCTGGGGGAGGACCCGCAGCGGCAGGGGCTCCTCAAGACCCCGTGGAGGGCCGCCACCGCCATGCAGTTCTTCACCAAGGGCTACCAGGAGAAGATCACCG CGACCCATCACCAAGGCGGGGACCCAGCGACCCCTCAAGCGGGGACCCAGCGACCCATCACCAAGGTGGGGACCCAGCGACCCATCACCAAGGCGGGGACCCAGCGACCCATCACCAAGGCGGGGACCCAGCGACCCCTCAAGCGGGGACCCAGCGACCCATCACCAAGGTGGGGACCCAGCGACCCATCACCAAGGCGGGGACCCAGCGACCCATCACCAAGGCGGGGACCCAGCGATCCCTCAAGCGGGGACCCAGCGACCCCTCAAGCAGGGACCCAGCGACCCATCACCAAGGCGGGGACCCAGCGACCCCTCAAGCAGGGACCCAGCGACCCATCACCAAGGCGGGGACCCAGCGACCCCTCAAGCAGGGACCCAGCGACCCATCACCAAGGCGGGGACCCAGCGACCCATCACCAAGGCGGCGATGTGTCTATCTGA